The proteins below are encoded in one region of Candidatus Palauibacter australiensis:
- a CDS encoding EVE domain-containing protein, protein MPVEITGYWLAKTEPHVYSIDDLARDGETEWDGVRNYQVRNFMRDRMNPGEKILIYHSNTKVLGVYGVAEVAGPAHPDSSQFDPDSGYFDPKSSRENPRWWCPDFRYVETFGTPVTRQMMKETAGLEAINVMKRGMRLSVMPVTEEEFEIILRLGRGE, encoded by the coding sequence ATGCCGGTCGAAATCACCGGATACTGGCTGGCCAAGACCGAGCCTCACGTGTATTCGATCGACGACCTCGCCCGGGATGGCGAGACGGAATGGGACGGCGTGCGCAACTACCAGGTCCGGAACTTCATGCGCGACCGGATGAATCCGGGCGAGAAGATCCTCATCTATCATTCCAACACCAAGGTACTTGGCGTCTACGGCGTGGCGGAAGTCGCGGGTCCGGCGCACCCGGACTCCTCGCAGTTCGACCCCGACAGCGGCTACTTCGACCCGAAATCGAGCCGGGAGAATCCCCGCTGGTGGTGTCCCGATTTCCGCTACGTGGAGACCTTCGGAACGCCGGTGACGCGGCAGATGATGAAAGAAACGGCCGGCCTCGAGGCTATCAATGTCATGAAACGCGGCATGCGACTCTCGGTCATGCCGGTGACGGAGGAGGAGTTCGAGATCATCCTCCGCCTTGGACGTGGAGAATAG
- a CDS encoding DUF2207 domain-containing protein, translating to MKLRRPRRAAEAAARAAMLAGATAGVLCLFLSPAAAQERSWRIEEFHADIRVLDSGAIEVTETIRPRFDGSYNGIYRTIRVEDRINGFRYKLRLSVEAVTDADGNPLRYESKRDGDYVNTKIWVPGAVDTVRTVRLSYGVTNGLRFFESDEGEDGIVEAYDELYWNVTGTAWPVPIETASATVSLPPAVAGVRAHAFTGGYGATGRDATVEVTGTRVAVRTDRPLGFREGLTIGVGWNAGVVLRPTAIDRAGMYLSDNWPLFLPFFVLAFMYRRWNERGRDPEIGSIEPRYEPPGNLSPAEVGVIVDNRADLRDITATLIDLAVRGHLTIEEGEEKDYNFERRDNPGDRLAPHESALLQAVFGGRRTRRLSDLKDRFYKDLPELKSKLLATLIEHGVYTESPTIVAGKYVGLGFLVGIVIFFGGLLAQAVLPLAMGAVLGAAIASAFVIMVFGLFMPARTKRGTELLRQVKGFEEFLTRVESDRYRRKISGPEMFEKCLPYAMALGVTAQWARAFRDLYREPPDWYHGHALSTFNAHILVSNLNSMSAETHSVMQSAPRSAQGSSFSGGGIPGGGGFSGGGFGGGGGGAF from the coding sequence GTGAAGCTCCGGCGTCCGCGACGCGCCGCGGAGGCGGCGGCCCGAGCCGCCATGCTGGCAGGCGCCACGGCCGGCGTCCTCTGTCTCTTCCTCTCCCCGGCGGCCGCGCAGGAGCGCTCCTGGCGCATCGAGGAGTTCCACGCCGACATCCGGGTGCTGGACAGCGGGGCCATCGAGGTGACCGAGACGATCCGCCCCCGGTTCGATGGGAGCTACAACGGAATCTACCGGACGATTCGCGTCGAGGACCGGATCAACGGGTTCCGCTACAAGCTGCGCCTTTCGGTGGAGGCGGTGACGGACGCGGACGGGAATCCGCTGCGCTACGAGTCCAAGCGCGATGGCGACTACGTGAACACGAAGATCTGGGTACCCGGCGCGGTCGACACCGTGCGCACGGTCCGACTCTCCTACGGCGTGACGAACGGGCTCCGCTTCTTCGAGTCCGATGAAGGCGAAGACGGCATCGTCGAGGCGTACGACGAGCTGTACTGGAACGTGACGGGGACCGCATGGCCGGTCCCGATCGAGACGGCGAGCGCGACCGTTAGCCTTCCGCCGGCGGTCGCGGGTGTGCGCGCCCACGCCTTCACGGGAGGGTACGGCGCGACGGGCCGGGACGCGACGGTCGAGGTCACCGGTACGCGGGTCGCCGTGCGCACCGACCGGCCGCTCGGCTTCCGCGAGGGCCTGACGATCGGGGTCGGATGGAATGCCGGCGTCGTGTTGCGGCCCACGGCGATCGACCGCGCCGGCATGTACCTGTCCGACAACTGGCCGCTCTTCCTGCCCTTCTTCGTCCTCGCCTTCATGTACCGGCGCTGGAACGAGCGGGGGCGCGATCCCGAAATCGGGTCGATCGAGCCGCGCTACGAGCCGCCCGGCAATCTGTCGCCCGCCGAGGTCGGCGTCATCGTCGACAACCGGGCGGACCTGCGCGACATCACGGCGACGCTGATCGACCTCGCGGTGCGGGGGCACCTGACGATCGAGGAAGGCGAGGAGAAGGACTACAACTTCGAGCGGCGCGACAACCCTGGCGACCGCCTCGCCCCGCACGAAAGCGCGCTCCTGCAGGCGGTGTTCGGGGGGCGGAGGACCCGCCGGCTCTCGGACCTCAAGGACCGCTTCTACAAGGACCTCCCGGAACTGAAGTCGAAGTTGCTGGCGACGCTCATCGAGCACGGCGTGTACACGGAGTCTCCGACTATCGTCGCCGGCAAGTACGTGGGGCTGGGGTTCCTGGTCGGCATCGTGATCTTCTTCGGCGGGCTGCTCGCCCAGGCCGTGCTCCCGCTGGCGATGGGGGCCGTGCTGGGGGCGGCCATCGCCTCAGCATTCGTCATCATGGTTTTCGGACTCTTCATGCCGGCGCGCACGAAGAGGGGGACGGAGCTGCTGCGGCAGGTGAAGGGGTTCGAGGAATTCCTCACGCGGGTCGAATCCGACCGCTACAGGCGGAAGATCTCGGGTCCCGAGATGTTCGAGAAGTGTCTTCCGTACGCCATGGCGCTGGGCGTCACGGCGCAGTGGGCGCGGGCCTTCCGGGACCTGTATCGCGAACCCCCGGACTGGTATCATGGGCACGCTCTTTCGACGTTCAACGCTCACATCCTGGTCTCGAACCTGAACAGCATGTCCGCGGAGACGCACAGCGTGATGCAGTCCGCGCCGCGCAGCGCCCAGGGATCGAGCTTCTCGGGCGGCGGGATCCCGGGGGGCGGCGGCTTCTCGGGCGGCGGCTTCGGCGGAGGTGGAGGAGGCGCATTCTGA
- a CDS encoding LemA family protein, which translates to MLWFLVSFAAVAFIMIGMYNSLVRLRVRVNGAWADIDVQLKRRWDLIPNLMETVEASAGHERETLEAVVAARNRAMGARGPAEAGTAEGALAGALGRLFALSEAYPQLRGVEAFTDFQRSLDEIEEAVQNARRYYNAVVRDYNTKVQVFPTNLLAGPFGHTRREFFSLDDERQREGPRVAFS; encoded by the coding sequence ATGCTGTGGTTTCTGGTCAGCTTCGCGGCGGTCGCCTTCATCATGATCGGGATGTACAACAGTCTCGTGCGGCTGCGCGTGCGCGTGAACGGCGCCTGGGCCGACATCGACGTCCAGCTCAAGCGCCGCTGGGACCTCATCCCCAACCTCATGGAGACGGTGGAGGCATCCGCGGGCCACGAACGCGAGACGCTCGAGGCCGTGGTCGCGGCGAGGAACCGGGCCATGGGCGCCCGGGGGCCCGCCGAGGCGGGTACAGCGGAGGGTGCGCTCGCAGGGGCGCTCGGGAGGCTTTTCGCGCTCTCGGAGGCCTACCCCCAACTGCGGGGAGTCGAGGCGTTCACGGACTTTCAACGCTCCCTCGATGAGATCGAGGAGGCGGTGCAGAACGCGCGACGCTACTACAACGCCGTCGTCCGGGACTACAACACGAAGGTGCAGGTCTTCCCGACGAACCTGCTCGCCGGGCCGTTCGGCCACACCCGCCGGGAGTTCTTCTCGCTGGACGACGAGCGGCAGCGCGAGGGGCCGCGGGTGGCGTTCTCGTGA
- a CDS encoding 4a-hydroxytetrahydrobiopterin dehydratase, giving the protein MSIPLAQQQCIPCRGGVPPLEGAALDALAEELGAEWRVVDGHHLEKEYRFPDFVTALDFVNRVGGMAEEQNHHPDLFLAWGRVVVRIWTHKIDGLTESDFVFAAKAETLHRPRA; this is encoded by the coding sequence ATGTCGATACCGCTCGCGCAGCAGCAGTGCATCCCCTGTCGAGGCGGCGTTCCACCGCTGGAGGGAGCGGCCCTGGACGCGCTCGCGGAGGAACTCGGGGCCGAGTGGCGGGTGGTGGACGGCCACCACCTCGAGAAGGAGTACCGCTTCCCCGACTTCGTGACGGCGCTCGACTTCGTGAATCGCGTGGGCGGGATGGCGGAGGAGCAGAACCATCACCCGGACCTGTTCCTCGCCTGGGGACGGGTCGTCGTTCGGATCTGGACGCACAAGATCGACGGGCTCACGGAGAGTGACTTCGTGTTCGCGGCGAAGGCGGAAACGCTGCACCGACCGCGGGCGTGA
- a CDS encoding PhzF family phenazine biosynthesis protein: MKIPLYQLDAFSDRPFEGNPAAVCPLDAWLEDDVLQKIAAENNLSETAFFVRDDERDEGGFRLRWFTPVSEVDLCGHATLASAWVILERLAPGRESVRFETRSGELVVERGDGDLFVMDFPARPAVSREAPRALVEGLGAEPAEVLASERDYLVLLEAEDDVRKLKPDFTRLRGLDRLGIIVSAPGVSADFVSRFFAPSVGVPEDPVTGSAHCTLAPYWAERLGRGEAPLEARQISARGGTLICRHLGDRVTIAGRAALYLTGEIAL, translated from the coding sequence ATGAAGATCCCGCTGTATCAGCTCGACGCCTTCTCGGACCGGCCCTTCGAGGGCAATCCGGCGGCTGTTTGTCCGCTCGATGCGTGGCTCGAAGACGACGTCCTGCAGAAGATCGCGGCGGAGAACAACCTCTCCGAGACCGCGTTCTTCGTTCGCGACGACGAGAGAGACGAGGGAGGGTTCAGGCTCCGCTGGTTCACGCCCGTTTCGGAGGTCGACCTGTGCGGACACGCGACGCTGGCCTCCGCCTGGGTCATTCTCGAGAGGTTGGCGCCGGGCCGCGAGAGCGTACGCTTCGAGACGAGAAGCGGCGAGCTCGTCGTGGAGCGGGGCGACGGGGACCTGTTCGTGATGGATTTCCCGGCGCGTCCGGCGGTGTCGCGCGAGGCCCCTCGCGCCCTGGTGGAGGGGCTGGGCGCGGAGCCCGCGGAGGTTCTGGCCTCGGAGCGGGACTATCTCGTCCTCCTCGAGGCCGAGGACGACGTCCGGAAGCTGAAGCCGGATTTCACCCGGCTGCGCGGGCTGGATCGGCTCGGGATCATCGTGAGCGCGCCCGGAGTGAGCGCGGATTTCGTGTCCCGCTTCTTTGCGCCGAGCGTCGGCGTGCCGGAGGATCCGGTCACCGGCTCCGCGCACTGCACGCTGGCGCCCTACTGGGCCGAGCGGCTCGGTCGCGGCGAGGCGCCGCTCGAGGCGCGCCAGATCAGCGCCCGCGGCGGTACCCTCATCTGTCGCCACCTCGGGGACCGCGTGACGATCGCCGGCCGAGCGGCGCTTTACCTGACGGGCGAGATTGCGCTGTGA
- a CDS encoding AMP-binding protein produces the protein MNEPATPAPSSSFSLVSRDRGWSAAEIRAAGETVAAILEEEGVTAGAVVAHQFPLDPAGVAALAAIAPETASGGGRVLALAHAEWTPHERDAFVAALQPAAALTGRAAAWPTSGWRSRTLAVPGIGEIVLHLRDSAPPHPAPPAAPPGRADLSGTGVILPTSGTEGLPRFVVHEWRSPRANAIASNERLGFRAGDRWLATLAWAHVGGLAVPLRAAAAGATVVLAGPRFDAASVARALGELAVTHVSLVPAMLHGLLAVGARPPGSLRAVVLGGAATPPDLAERALSAGWPIALTYGLTEAGSQVTMATPAEVRAGDRSAGVPLTGVEVRIRPPGDAAAGPAGAPAPGHIEVRGDTLFRGYVGEPARPPGAWFATGDLGRLDARGRLEVTGRLRDRIVSGGTNVDPAQVEAVVAAHPEVGEAAVIGMPDRRWGQVVVAVVAGEDPDLPARLDPWCRERLSGPRVPRRWKVLDRLPRTATGKVDRAKLRIDLRGG, from the coding sequence GTGAACGAGCCGGCGACTCCCGCCCCCTCGTCGTCCTTCTCGCTCGTGTCGCGCGACCGGGGGTGGTCCGCCGCGGAGATCCGTGCCGCGGGCGAGACAGTGGCCGCGATCCTGGAGGAAGAGGGGGTTACGGCGGGGGCCGTCGTCGCTCACCAGTTCCCGCTGGATCCGGCCGGCGTGGCCGCCCTTGCCGCGATCGCGCCGGAAACCGCCTCGGGGGGCGGCCGGGTGCTCGCGCTCGCGCACGCGGAATGGACGCCGCATGAGCGGGACGCATTCGTCGCGGCGCTTCAGCCGGCCGCTGCGCTCACGGGGAGGGCTGCGGCGTGGCCGACTTCCGGGTGGAGATCACGGACGCTCGCGGTCCCCGGGATCGGAGAGATCGTCCTGCATCTTCGGGATTCCGCCCCGCCCCATCCCGCCCCGCCGGCAGCGCCTCCGGGGCGGGCGGATCTCTCCGGGACCGGCGTCATCCTCCCCACATCCGGAACCGAAGGTCTGCCCCGCTTCGTCGTCCACGAATGGCGCTCGCCGCGCGCGAACGCCATCGCTTCGAACGAGCGTCTCGGGTTCCGCGCGGGCGACCGGTGGCTCGCGACGCTGGCCTGGGCGCACGTGGGGGGGCTCGCCGTGCCGCTGAGGGCCGCGGCCGCGGGCGCCACGGTCGTGCTGGCGGGGCCGCGCTTCGACGCCGCCTCCGTCGCCCGGGCGCTCGGCGAACTCGCCGTGACGCACGTCTCGCTCGTGCCGGCCATGCTGCACGGGCTGCTGGCCGTCGGCGCCCGGCCGCCGGGCTCTCTGCGCGCCGTCGTGCTGGGCGGCGCGGCGACCCCGCCGGATCTGGCGGAGCGGGCCCTGTCCGCCGGGTGGCCGATCGCGCTGACGTACGGATTGACCGAGGCGGGGTCGCAGGTCACCATGGCCACGCCCGCGGAGGTGCGCGCCGGCGACCGGTCGGCCGGCGTCCCGCTGACCGGCGTCGAAGTGCGGATCCGCCCGCCCGGCGATGCGGCCGCGGGGCCGGCCGGCGCGCCGGCCCCGGGCCACATCGAGGTGCGCGGCGACACGCTGTTCCGCGGATACGTCGGAGAGCCCGCGCGGCCCCCCGGCGCCTGGTTCGCGACGGGCGACCTCGGTCGCCTCGACGCGCGGGGTCGCCTGGAAGTGACGGGGCGCCTGCGCGACCGGATCGTGAGCGGAGGCACGAACGTCGACCCGGCCCAGGTGGAGGCCGTGGTCGCCGCCCACCCGGAGGTCGGCGAAGCCGCCGTCATCGGCATGCCGGACCGCCGATGGGGGCAGGTCGTGGTGGCTGTCGTCGCCGGGGAGGATCCCGACCTCCCCGCCCGTCTCGACCCGTGGTGCCGCGAACGGCTGTCGGGTCCGCGCGTGCCCCGCCGCTGGAAGGTGCTGGACCGTCTCCCCCGGACGGCGACCGGCAAGGTGGACCGCGCAAAACTGCGGATTGACCTGAGAGGCGGATGA
- the menB gene encoding 1,4-dihydroxy-2-naphthoyl-CoA synthase — MAETFSPPESGVDWEPAGEYRDITYHKSDGIARIAFNRPEVRNAFRPDTLFEMYEAFQDARDDEGIGVVLLTGNGPSKDGKWAFCSGGDQRVRGTAGYVGKDGVARLNVLELQRLIRSMPKPVIALVAGYAIGGGHVLHVVCDLTIAADNAVFGQTGPKVGSFDGGFGSSYLARSVGQKKAREIWYLCRQYGAEEAERMGLVNKVVPLAQMEAEGVDWAREILGKSPLAIRCLKAAMNADCDGQAGLQELAGHATMLFYMTEEGQEGKNAFLEKRAPNFRQYPWRP, encoded by the coding sequence ATGGCAGAGACCTTTTCCCCCCCGGAAAGCGGCGTCGACTGGGAGCCGGCCGGCGAATACCGGGACATCACCTACCACAAGAGCGATGGGATCGCCCGCATCGCCTTCAACCGGCCCGAGGTGCGCAACGCGTTCCGTCCCGACACGCTGTTCGAGATGTACGAGGCGTTTCAGGACGCGCGCGACGACGAGGGGATCGGCGTCGTCCTCCTCACGGGCAACGGACCTTCGAAGGACGGGAAGTGGGCCTTCTGCTCCGGCGGCGACCAGCGGGTGCGCGGGACGGCCGGATACGTGGGGAAGGACGGCGTCGCGCGCCTCAACGTCCTCGAGCTCCAGCGTCTCATCCGCTCGATGCCGAAGCCCGTCATCGCGCTCGTCGCCGGGTACGCGATCGGGGGCGGGCACGTGCTGCACGTCGTGTGCGACCTCACGATCGCGGCGGACAACGCCGTGTTCGGGCAGACGGGGCCGAAGGTGGGGAGCTTCGACGGAGGGTTCGGTTCCTCGTACCTGGCGCGGTCGGTGGGCCAGAAGAAGGCGCGCGAGATCTGGTATCTGTGCCGGCAGTACGGAGCGGAGGAAGCCGAGCGGATGGGGCTCGTGAACAAGGTCGTACCGCTGGCGCAGATGGAGGCGGAGGGGGTCGACTGGGCGCGCGAAATCCTCGGGAAGAGCCCGCTGGCGATCCGGTGCCTGAAGGCGGCGATGAACGCGGACTGCGACGGCCAGGCCGGGCTCCAGGAACTGGCCGGTCACGCGACGATGCTCTTCTACATGACCGAGGAGGGCCAGGAGGGGAAGAACGCCTTTCTCGAGAAACGCGCGCCGAACTTCAGACAGTACCCTTGGCGTCCATAA
- a CDS encoding 1,4-dihydroxy-2-naphthoate polyprenyltransferase, with the protein MASITPGSAGAWIAGARLRTLPAAVGPVLAGGGLAWKDGGFAVAPFLAALVAALLIQVGTNFANDYSDFARGADTADRLGTPRVTQAGLLTAAAVRLGAAVSFALAVAIGVYLALVGGWPVVWIGVGSILLAVCYTGGPWPYGYHGLGDLAVFILFGPVAVAGTHYVQLSRWAPEALLAGLGAGALATAILVVNNLRDMATDAAAGKRTLAVRIGPFATRVQYSLLVAVAIAVPPVGVMAGWWPPGALLASGAVLLAVAPLRVVWTYEDPRTLNPALAATARTTGAYGLLFAVGCLW; encoded by the coding sequence TTGGCGTCCATAACGCCCGGGAGCGCGGGCGCGTGGATCGCCGGCGCGCGCCTGCGCACGCTGCCGGCCGCGGTAGGGCCCGTGCTCGCGGGCGGCGGGTTGGCATGGAAGGACGGTGGTTTCGCCGTTGCGCCCTTTCTGGCGGCGCTCGTGGCCGCGCTCCTGATTCAGGTCGGCACGAACTTCGCGAACGACTATTCCGATTTCGCGCGCGGTGCCGACACGGCCGACCGGCTCGGCACGCCGCGGGTGACGCAGGCCGGTCTCCTGACCGCGGCCGCCGTCCGGCTCGGGGCGGCGGTCTCGTTCGCGCTCGCCGTCGCGATCGGCGTCTATCTCGCGCTCGTGGGCGGATGGCCGGTCGTGTGGATCGGCGTGGGCTCGATCCTGCTGGCGGTCTGCTACACGGGCGGGCCGTGGCCGTACGGCTACCACGGGCTGGGCGATCTCGCCGTGTTCATCCTGTTCGGCCCGGTCGCGGTGGCCGGCACGCATTACGTGCAGCTCTCCCGCTGGGCGCCCGAGGCGCTGCTCGCGGGGCTCGGCGCCGGGGCGCTCGCCACGGCGATCCTGGTGGTGAACAACCTGCGCGACATGGCGACGGATGCCGCGGCGGGGAAGCGCACGCTGGCCGTGCGGATCGGTCCGTTCGCGACGCGGGTCCAGTATTCGCTGCTCGTCGCCGTCGCCATCGCCGTGCCGCCCGTCGGCGTCATGGCGGGGTGGTGGCCGCCGGGGGCGTTGCTCGCGTCGGGCGCGGTGCTGCTCGCCGTCGCTCCGCTGCGCGTCGTGTGGACGTACGAGGACCCACGGACGCTGAATCCCGCCCTCGCCGCTACGGCGAGGACGACCGGGGCCTACGGCCTCCTGTTCGCGGTCGGCTGCCTGTGGTGA
- a CDS encoding aminotransferase class V-fold PLP-dependent enzyme, with protein MMQRPKTALGCQKSRFALEEGAHFLNCAYLGPLPRAVAAAGVEGIRGKCSPTPFPSERFFTDCDRARDRFGRLVNAPPERIALAPSASYGIEVAARNLPLERGQNIVVLGEQFPSNVYAWRRRAAARGCRIRTVDRPSPPPSAALWNERLLEAIGPETAVVSLPHCHWTDGTRIDLEAAGERAREVGAALVIDGSQSIGAVPFDVERFQPDALITVGYKWLLGPYSTAFGYYGPRFDDGTPLEETWISRSGSEDFQGLVDYTDEYREGAARYDVGQTSNFILVPMLVEALDLILDWDPARILDYCRALLSGLADELRRRGWAIEDDEWRTGNILGVRLPAGCDLAEVDARLAEARVYASLRGDALRVSPNVYNEPRDIDALRQVLATYN; from the coding sequence ATGATGCAACGACCGAAGACGGCACTCGGCTGCCAGAAGAGTCGGTTCGCGCTCGAAGAGGGTGCGCATTTCCTCAACTGCGCCTATCTCGGGCCCCTCCCGCGCGCGGTCGCGGCGGCGGGGGTGGAAGGGATTCGCGGCAAGTGCTCGCCGACCCCCTTTCCGAGCGAGCGGTTCTTCACGGACTGCGACCGCGCCCGGGACCGCTTCGGGCGCCTCGTCAACGCGCCGCCGGAGCGGATCGCGCTCGCACCTTCCGCGTCTTACGGCATCGAGGTCGCGGCCCGGAATCTCCCGCTCGAACGGGGACAGAACATCGTCGTCCTCGGCGAGCAGTTCCCGAGCAACGTCTACGCGTGGCGGCGCCGCGCGGCGGCCCGCGGCTGCAGGATCCGAACGGTGGACCGCCCCAGCCCGCCCCCGTCCGCCGCGCTCTGGAACGAGCGGTTGCTCGAAGCGATCGGACCGGAGACCGCCGTCGTCTCCCTCCCGCACTGCCACTGGACGGACGGAACCCGGATCGACCTCGAGGCGGCGGGGGAGCGGGCGCGGGAAGTGGGCGCCGCGCTCGTCATCGACGGCTCGCAGTCCATCGGCGCCGTACCGTTCGACGTAGAGCGCTTTCAGCCCGACGCGTTGATCACCGTCGGGTACAAGTGGCTCCTGGGGCCCTACTCCACCGCCTTCGGGTACTACGGTCCCCGCTTCGACGACGGCACGCCGCTCGAGGAAACGTGGATCTCGCGCAGCGGTTCGGAGGATTTCCAGGGTCTCGTCGACTATACGGACGAATACAGGGAAGGGGCGGCGCGCTATGACGTGGGACAGACATCCAATTTCATCCTCGTTCCTATGCTCGTCGAGGCGCTCGACCTGATTCTCGACTGGGACCCCGCCCGCATCCTCGACTATTGCCGCGCCCTCCTGTCCGGCCTCGCCGATGAACTGCGTCGCCGCGGCTGGGCGATCGAGGACGACGAGTGGCGGACCGGAAACATCCTCGGCGTGCGCCTGCCCGCGGGCTGCGACCTCGCGGAGGTGGACGCCCGCCTCGCCGAGGCCCGCGTCTACGCCTCCCTGCGCGGCGATGCCCTGCGCGTCTCGCCGAACGTCTACAACGAACCGCGCGACATCGACGCCCTCCGACAGGTGCTGGCGACCTACAACTAG
- a CDS encoding redoxin domain-containing protein: MTSSTKISVGDRVEPFTLPYEAGGTIDLGDHIGRDRIVLLFFPLAFTSVCTAEMCRLRDEWNAYASLDAAVFAISVDSPFVTSRFRAEEKIPFPILSDFNRTVSRDWGVLYEEFHGFRGVAKRSAFVIGTDGRVAYRWVSEDAGVEPDYEELLQAVADAP, encoded by the coding sequence ATGACTTCCAGCACGAAGATATCCGTCGGCGACCGCGTGGAGCCGTTCACGCTGCCCTACGAAGCCGGAGGAACGATCGATCTCGGGGACCACATCGGCCGCGACCGGATCGTACTCCTCTTCTTCCCCCTCGCCTTCACCTCGGTCTGCACGGCGGAGATGTGCCGGCTCCGCGACGAGTGGAACGCCTACGCGTCGCTCGACGCCGCCGTGTTCGCAATCTCCGTCGACAGCCCGTTCGTCACCTCCCGTTTTCGGGCCGAGGAGAAGATCCCCTTCCCCATCCTCTCCGATTTCAACCGCACGGTTTCGCGTGACTGGGGCGTGCTGTACGAGGAGTTTCACGGGTTCCGGGGCGTCGCCAAGCGGTCGGCGTTCGTGATCGGAACGGACGGCCGGGTGGCGTACAGGTGGGTGTCGGAGGACGCGGGCGTAGAGCCGGACTATGAGGAACTCCTGCAGGCGGTTGCCGACGCGCCCTGA
- a CDS encoding succinylglutamate desuccinylase/aspartoacylase family protein: MSSRAIEEPGDHGRRIGAYRGAEPGPLVICIASLHGNEPAGIAALERVLDVLSSNRFRMRGDLVGLRGNLQASRAGTRFIDEDLNRVWQRERVDAVLESLRSGEPAREGDRGPIVGSAELAEQRDLLAAFQAEDRRARGPIHVLDLHTTSAESVPFTTLGDTLQNRALALRLPVPVVLGLEEQIDGAMLHYFDRLGWANIGIEAGQHAAASSIDVHEEAVWILLETLGLMEEGSAPGPGDLKARLARRAAGLPSVLDVRYRHVVSEQDEFRMHPGFKNFDVVKAGQELGADRTGPVRTEFAGRVFLPLYQRQGDDGFFIVRQRAPVWLTVSRVLRTAGADRTATWLPGVRPHPARSDAVVLARWARNRCVIGLLHLMGFTVRGESGGAVMVRRLEGPARQPESAPTGG, from the coding sequence ATGTCCTCGAGGGCCATCGAGGAGCCCGGAGACCACGGACGACGGATCGGCGCGTACCGGGGGGCCGAGCCCGGTCCGCTCGTCATCTGTATCGCCTCGCTGCACGGCAACGAGCCGGCGGGTATCGCGGCGCTGGAACGAGTATTGGACGTGCTCTCGTCGAACCGGTTTCGGATGCGCGGGGACCTGGTCGGCCTCCGTGGCAACCTTCAGGCGAGCAGAGCGGGTACGCGGTTCATCGACGAGGATCTCAATCGCGTGTGGCAACGCGAGCGTGTGGACGCGGTACTGGAGTCGCTGCGCTCCGGGGAACCGGCGCGGGAGGGGGACAGGGGGCCGATCGTGGGGAGCGCCGAGTTGGCGGAACAGCGGGATCTTCTTGCCGCCTTCCAGGCGGAAGACCGGCGCGCCCGCGGGCCCATCCACGTCCTCGACCTTCATACCACATCAGCGGAGAGCGTGCCTTTCACGACGCTTGGGGACACGCTTCAGAACCGGGCACTCGCACTCCGCCTTCCCGTCCCGGTGGTCCTGGGACTGGAAGAGCAGATCGATGGCGCCATGCTCCACTACTTCGACCGCCTGGGCTGGGCGAACATCGGCATCGAAGCGGGGCAGCACGCGGCCGCGTCGTCCATCGACGTGCACGAGGAGGCCGTGTGGATCCTGCTTGAGACCCTGGGATTGATGGAGGAAGGAAGCGCGCCGGGTCCGGGTGACCTGAAGGCGCGTCTCGCTCGCCGCGCAGCAGGCCTGCCGAGTGTGCTGGATGTCCGCTATCGCCACGTCGTCTCGGAGCAGGATGAATTCCGGATGCACCCGGGGTTCAAGAACTTCGACGTGGTCAAGGCGGGGCAGGAACTCGGCGCGGACCGGACCGGACCGGTGCGGACGGAGTTTGCGGGCCGCGTCTTCCTCCCGCTCTACCAGCGACAGGGCGACGACGGTTTCTTCATCGTCCGGCAGCGGGCTCCCGTGTGGTTGACGGTGTCTCGGGTTCTTCGGACGGCCGGTGCGGATCGCACGGCCACCTGGCTTCCGGGGGTACGGCCGCATCCCGCGCGGAGCGACGCCGTCGTCCTGGCGCGTTGGGCCCGCAACCGATGCGTGATCGGGCTCCTCCACCTCATGGGGTTCACCGTCCGGGGCGAGAGCGGCGGGGCGGTGATGGTGCGACGCCTGGAAGGGCCCGCCCGCCAGCCGGAGTCTGCGCCCACCGGCGGTTAG